The Fibrobacter sp. UWB5 genomic sequence ACCGAGTTTGGACGGGTGGCATTGCCGGTTATTTGGAACGCGCTACTTCTCCGTTCCTCGCATTGTCCTTGTCTTACAATTATGGCGATGTTACCGGTTCTGTTGCAGAAGATCCGACAGAATACGGTGTCTTGAATGTGGGCGGTGTTCTTGGCTATGCTGACGGGCTTTCCATTTCCGATGTCTATAATCGTGGTAAAGTGATTGCCAAGGGGAAGTTGAATAAGGGAAGTAGCGAAGTGGGTGGACTTGTCGGCTTCTTCAATTATTCCGATCGCCCGATTTCGAATTCTTACAGCGCCGCTCCCGTTGTCAAAGGCGATACCCTTGGCGGCATTTATGGATATTCGGGCCTGAGCTATTCGCCGATCAATACTTACTATGACGGCTCTCTTGCGAATATTGCTACGGCAGGCAGATTCTACTATGATGCGACCAATAGCGCAGAATGCAAAAAGACAACTGAAGATCTCCAGAGCGAAAACATGGTTGTCTTGCTGAATACGACTGGCGGAACGGTGGCTAATCGCAATTTGTGGACGCGTCGCCCTGACGGTTATCCGGTTCTCAAGTTCGATAGCCTGTATAAGAATGATTCTGCTTATTTCGATATGCAGCAGTATGCGATGCCGCCTTCTCAAGCAGATGGCGATACCTTGGTTTATACCATTTCTAAGGCGGAAGAATTGGCAGCCTTTTTGGAAATGCCTCGTTATTTCGAAAAGTATGGGTACAAGAAAATTAAGGTGGAGCTTGCAAGCGATATCGTGATGGGCCGCGACACTACGCTTTTGGCTGCTCGTCAGATGTCTGCGGATACGGGCTATACCAGTTGCCTGAAGGCCGACTTTGACGGTAAAGACCATGCCATTTATGGCCTCAACATGTCGAGAGCGATGTTCTTCTGCATGGATTCTGGCGTGGTCGTGCAGAACTTGACCATTGCAAACAGCCGCTTCGAAAATGACTGGGGTTGGTCTGCGGCAGCCGTGGTTATTAGTAATGGCGGCACTGTTAGAAACGTGACTGTGCGCAACAGCTTGGTTCGCGGTGGGTATTCTGCGGGCGGCATTGTCGCTAACAACCATTATGCGAAATATGGCATTGTGCTGAATTCTAAAAATGAAAATACGACGGTGATTTCGTCGAATATTTCTGGTGGTATTGCCGGTGAATCCGAAGGCGTGCTGCAGAGCGTTCGAAACTCTGGCCGGGTGTATGGACGCTTGGCTGGTGGCATTGTAGGTAAAAACGCTCCTTATTACATTTTCAACAATAGTGCTAGATTGGTTTCTGACGCTTACAATTCGGGAACGGTTGTTGCCACTGGCGAAGCACCTGTTGCTGGCGGTGGCATTGCTGGTTATAGTCAGTTGTCTGTCATAAGCGGCGCGTTTAATACGGGCTTGGTCGAAGGATCCGTCAATAGGGGAGCGCTTATGGTCGGTGGCGTTGCGGGCCGAATCGATTCAACAACGACCCTTACGGGATCGGGTAACTGGGGCCGTGTGCATGCTCTGAATGGCGAAATGGTTTATGCCGGTGGCTTGGCTGGACGTGTTGATGGAAACATAATGTATGATGCGGATGGAAACGGTTTCGGGCTTCTTGCTAATGTGGTGTTCAGCTTTAATTACGGCCCTGTGACTGTAAAGAAGGCTTCTGATGAATCTTATGCGGGTGGGCTCATTGGTATTGGCAAGGGCATTACCATGCAGACAGATTATAACAGAGGTGCCGTAAGAAACGAAGCGAATGTCGCTAATGCCATAACGGGTGGAATCGGTGGGTTGTTGGATTCCGTGATTATCGCTCAGTCTTACTCCTATGGCGACACCTTGATTGGTAAAAAGGTGGGAGCCGTGCTTTATGAACCGACAGGCTTTTTCAAGTTTAACCATGTGATGTACGCCTCGAATATAGAAGATGCCTATAGAGTTTCTTCGGCAGCAGGGACTGATTCCATTGTGGAACCCCTGAGCTTTGAAGAAATGATGTATCCGTCTGTGATGCAGTTGCATCCGGGTTTCAAGAACGAAAAATATGTTGATAATGGGTGCTTGCCGGTATTCAGTTATGACACGACGAGCGCTTGCGCGGTAACGGTGGTCAAGGACTTCTTTGGCGACGCCGATGAACCGTATAAGGTGGGCTATATTGTAGACGTCTTCTATGCAGATTCTACGTTGAATCCGAATGATAGCGGCTTGACTCCTGTGTTGCCGAAACCGGTGGTTTCGCTGTTGCAGGTGGAAGTTTCTGGTCGTAACGTAGCCGTGACGGGCTTGCTTGAGAATAGGCCTGTGATGGTGTTCGATATGCGTGGCCGCATGGTGGCCTCGGTTCGATTCCATGGGACTTCGGTGAACCTGATGATTCCGAAGTCGGGCCGTTACCTGGTCCGTAGCGGCAAACAGTCTCGCTTGATTGTTGTCAGATAACCTAGAGAATTTTTTGTTAGGAGATTCGCTATGTTGAAAAAGTGCTTGGCAGTAGCAATGACTTTGGTTGCCCAGGTAGCGTTTGCTGCCATAGGCGATTCAACGAAATTCGATCAAGATAAATTTGAACGAATCGGAGATACGCTGTATTACAAGATCTCTACTGCTGAGCAATTTGAAAAACTGCTCGAAGGAGTGCGAATCGAAACGGACGGCTATGTCGTTGGCCTGATTGAGAAAGACCTTGTCATGGGCAAGGATACTCTTCATCTGGCAAAGAACAAAATGACTGTCGATACGAGCGGACGATGCACGAACTTGTATCTCAATGGTCAAGGCCATACGATTTACGGCTTGAACATGTCTAGAGCCATGTTCTACTGCGTCGAAAATCTTGTGGAAAATTTGACGATTGCAAATAGCCGTTTTGAAAACGATGAAGGCTTGTCTGCTGCTGGCGTTGCTGTTCACTTAAAGGAAAATGCCTGCGTCCGTAACGTGAAAATCCGTAACAGCGTTGTGAAAAGTGTAGACATCGCCGCAGGTCTTGTGGCGTATAACGATGGCGCGATGCTTAACGATACGAACGAAAACTCGCTAGTTTCTTCGACCAATATCGCCGGTGGCCTTGCGGGCTCGCTTCGCTATGTGTTAATAAACTCCCGTAACAGCGGACGTGTGTCGGGGCGTGTTGCAGGCGGCCTTGTGGGCACGGGCGATAAGCTGGGTACAGACGGAGGAACCATCACGGGCTGCTCTAACAGTGGAATGATTCTTGGTAATGGAAGCGGCTCTGTCTCGGTAGGCGGTATCGCAGGGTATGCTCACCGGACATCATTTAACAGCCTGAAAAATACGGGCCTAATTGAAGGCAAATCTACATCAGGGACGCTTACGGTGGGTGGCATTGTCGGCAGACTTGATTCTACGCAGAATGTTGTAGACTGTGGCAACTGGGGTAGAGTACATGCTCTTTCTGGCAAGAAAGTCTATGCCGGCGGTGTAGTGGGCTTGTATTATGGCGAACTCCAAATGGTGGGAGAACAGCTTAGTCGTGTTTCCTGGTTGGTGACCTCCTATAATTATGGGCCGGTAACAGTCAAGGCGTCCGAAGATTTTGCCTATGCGGGCGGCCTTGCGGGGTATATAACGGGATCGCTCATTTCGGCGGATTACAATAGGGGCACCGTGAAAAACGAAGGCTCTTCGAAAAATCGGTATACGGGAAGCCTTGCCGCATTAGTGGATTGGTGCTCGGTTGCGGGCAACTATAGTTATGTGGATACTTTGACCGGAAGTCATACCGCTTCGCTGGTGTATGAATTTGCGGGGACCAATAATTCTATGTATAGATCGTATTATGGCGGCGTAGAGGTTCCCCCTGTCGGTAAATACTCGGATGACCTGACGAATATGTACCAAAAGGATTCGTTGGTGTCTTTAGGCTTTGAAGAAATGAAGGAGGCCCTTCAGATCTATGACGGCGGTAACTGGGTGCGGACGGACTGCATGGCTCAGGCGAAGACGGATACGAACACGGTTTGCACAGTAAAGGTGATTGCCGATTTCTTCGGTGATTCCGATAAGCCTTATGAGGTTTCCTTCCTTGAAGAAGAAGGCAAGACTCCGGTGATGCCGAAGGTGAAAACTCCGCTTCTGAAGGTCGTTGTCTCTGCCCGAAACATTTCTGTCTGGGGGTTAGCTCCGAGCCGCCCGGTGCAGGTGTTCGACATGCAGGGGAACTTGGTGACGACGGCAAATCCCCAAGGTGCGGTGGTGAACCTTATGGTACCGAAGGCTGGGGTTTACATTGTGCGTAATGGAAGTGCCTTACGCAGGGTGACTGTCCGCTAGTTTTTGAGACTAAAGCCCCCGTCAAATGACGGGGGCTTTGCTTGTAATAAATATTTTCCTTTTTTATAACCCCACATGAAATGGGGGAGTGCTGGCACTTTACTATATTTTTACGCAGTCTTTACAATCACAATTCACCGCCATGAGCCCGAACTAGCTGAAAGGCAGCGACGATGATCCGGTAGTGGCGTTCCGTAGGAATGTCCTATGACACTTATGATTCTTAAAATGATTGGTTGCCTTGCGCTGCTCATGTTCGGCATGAAGACCATGAGCGAAGGCTTGCAGAAGCTCACGGGCGGTCACCTGCGTGCTGTCCTTGGAACCATGACCAAGCACCGCATCGGAGGCCTTCTCACTGGTACCTTTGTGACGGCCTCGGTGCAGTCTTCTACCGCTACGACCGTCCTTACCGTAAGCTTCGTTAACGCTGGCCTGCTCACATTGAGTCAGGCCATTCCTGTTATCATGGGCGCAAACATCGGTACAACGGCCACGGCCTGGATCATGTCCATATTCGGGTTCCAGTTCAACATGAGCTCGGTGGTGTGGCCCTTCTTCGCCCTCGGCATCATCCTTTCTTACACCAAGAAGAATTCGACCAAGAGTATAGGCGAATTCGTGTTCGGTTTCGCGTTCATGTTCCTCGGCCTTACCACGCTGCGTGAAAATGCGGTGGCCATGGACTTGGCACATAACCAGACTGTCATCAACTTCTTTGCGACGACCGGCGGTTGGGGTATCTTCAGCACGCTCCTCTTCTTGCTGCTGGGTAGCATCCTGACCATGTGCGTGCAGTCGTCTGCGGCCATCATGGCAATCACGCTCTTGCTCTGCAGCAGCGGAGTTCTTCCGATTTACCAGGGCATTGCGCTCGTGATGGGTGAAAACATCGGAACGACTGTTACTTCGAACCTGGCGGCCCTTTCGGCAAGTACGCAAGCGAGACGTGCGGCCTTGGCCCACATGTTGTTCAACGTGTTCGGCGTGGTGTGGATTCTGATTATATTCCGTCCGTTCGTGAACATGGTGTGTAGCATTGTAGGGTTCGACCCGACGTTCGTGCCGCACACCGATGAAGAAGTTGCCCAGGCGGGCGTCCGAGTGACCTACGCGCTTTCTGCCTTCCACACGGCATTCAACCTCTGCAATGTGCTAATCCTCATCTGGTTCATTAAGCCGATGGAAAAAATCATCTGCAAGATTATCCGCGAAAAGGAAGACGGCGAGGATTTCAAAGTCAAGTTTATCAGCGCAGGTCTCATGAGTACCGCAGAACTTTCGCTCTTCGAAGCCCGCAAAGAAATTAACTTGTTTGCGGCTCGCACGCAGAAAATGTTCCGCATGGTCCCCGAACTGCTCGAGATGAAGGACGAAAACGATTTCGTGAAACTCTTTGCCCGCATCGAGAAGTACGAAGGCATCAGCGACAACATGGAAATTGAAATCGCCAAGTACCTGAACCAAGTGTCCGAAGGTCGCTTGAGCCCCGAAAGTAAGACGAATATCCAGTCGATGCTCCGCGAAATTTCTGAAATCGAAAGTATCGGTGACGCCTGCTACAATATGGCCCGCGCCATCAACCGCAAGTTTAGGAGCTCCGACGACTTTACCGAAGAACAGTACAACCGCATCAAGCACATTATGCAGTTGTGCGACAAGGCGCTCACGAACATGATCGATGTCATTAGCGATGCTGTGACTGCCGACGCAAACCGTACGCTGAATATGGAGAATGAGATCAACGATTACCGCAAGCTCCTCAAGGAGAAAAATATTGCCGACATCGAATCGCAGAAGTACAGCTACCAAATGGGTGTTCACTACATGGACGTGGTGAACGACTGCGAAAAGCTGGGCGACTACGTGGTGAACGTGGTCGAGGCTCATACAAACAAGAAATTCTCGACCTAAGAGAATTCGCCTATAAACTTCGTCATACTGCATCACGCGAGCTCTCGCTGTATGTTTTATACAGCTTCGGCTCGCGTTCTTTGTCTGACTCGTTTCTAGATGAATTTTGATAATGCGTTTTGCTTTGTATATTCGGTTCGCATTCTACTTTGGCTCTGCACTTTTAGCGCGGGAAATGGGCTTTGCCCATTGTTCGTCGAAGGATGTCGTAATCATATCTTGTCGGAAACTTGTTTCCGCTTCAAGATATAGATTAGGACCTTGCTCGCTTCTAGGCGAATTTTGAAAAAACATCGCAATTCTGCTTCGTGCGAACTTTTGCCGTGCGCTTTGCATGGCTTCGGTTCGCTTTTTTTTGCGTTTTTAAGGCAGTTTAGGCCTTTTTGTGACCGATTTCACATAGGTTCTCAAGGGTTATCTTTCTATTTGAAATATTATCGTGACAAAATTATATTTACATTGAATAGCCCCATCAATCTCTCAAACGAGGTCCGAATGAAAATGAAGTTCTCTCTACAGGCAATGGTTGCCTCAAGCGCACTCTTGATCGCTTGCGGCGGAGATTCCACTTCTACCAAGCCCGAAGCAAAAGATACTCTAGCGGACGGATCTAGCGTAGAGACGATTTACGACTTGGGCAAATGTACATCTGATCGTATTGGCGACGTCATTTTTGTCGAAGAGGAAGGCGTCAATTACGAATGCACCAAGAAAGATTGGAAGGATATCGGAGAACCGGAATCCTCTGCATCGAAAGAGGATAAATCTTCCTCTTCAAAGGTAAAGTCTTCAGAATCTAAAGATGATGATTCCTCTTCTTCAAAAGATAAATCATCCGATTCCAAGGATGATGAATCTTCGTCTTCTAAGGACAAGTCGTCCGATTCCAAGGACAGTTCTTCTGAATCTAAAAAGGATGACTCTAGTTCTTCAACGGCGCCAAGCTCGAGCAGTGTTCCCGAATCGAGTTCCAGCGTACAGGGTGCAAATGAGACTGTAGAAAATGTTGCTATATCAAAGAAAACCTTTACGGGTGTTGCCGAAAAAGGTCCCTTTGCAAGCGGAACAGCGATTAAACTTTCTGAATTAGACGATGTTCTGGACCCGACTGGAACCACTTTTGAATGGGAAGTTACAAGTGAATTGGGCGAATACACGTCGGCTAAGGTGACGCTCAAGAGCCAATATGCATTGATGCAAGCAAATGGCTATTATTACAATGAAAACACCTATAAAAAGAGCGCAGGCCAGTTGACCCTTAAGTCTCTTGTTGATTTGAGTGATCGTAATTCTGCAAATATCAACGTTTTGGGACACCTGGCTCACAAGCGAATCATTAACCTGTTTGCAGAAAGTGGCAAATACAAAAATGTGCCTGCGGCAAAGGCTGCTGCCGAAAAAGAAGTTCTCGCTGCTTTCGGTTGGTCTGGCAACAACCATGCTTTTGAAGACTTGAGCATCTTTGGAAGCTACGAAGATGATGCGAAGCTTCTTGCTGCATCCATTCTTTTGCAGGGGGGCTTGAGCGACGCTGACCTTACCAGCCGATTGACGACTCTTGCAACCGATTTCGAAGATGACGGCCGTTGGAGTGATTCTGCGGCAAAGGTTGCCATGGCTGACTGGGCTATGAAAAATGATTCCAACCTTACTGTTATTCGTACAAAACTGACTGCGATGAATAGCTCTGTTCCGAATTTCGAAAAATATATCAGCATGTTTGTTGGCGAAATTTATGGAATTGGAGTGTGCGATACAAAGCAAGACGGCATGATGATTAAGATGACAAACGCTTACAGCGATAACTTGGGCAAAACTTATGTTTGCGATGGTGACCGTTGGCGTTTGCCCACGTCTATTGAAAATAGTTTCAAAACCGCTTGCACCAAGGGTAATAACAAGAAGACTTTCACCGATATGAATTCTAGCAGTTCTCCTATTACCTATGTATGCGATGGTGGTAATGGAAATTGGCGCAAGATGGGTGTTTACGATTTTAGTAAGAGCGCTTACTTGAACAGTGAAATGGAATATGGAGAAATCAAGGACAGTCGTGATGGAAAGACCTATAAGACGATAACCATTGGACTTCAGACTTGGATGGCAGAAAACTTGAACTATTACGATGAAGATAATGCAAACCTTGTTGAAAACGCCTGGTGCTACAAAAATGTCAAGGACAATTGTGAGGTTGGTGGAAGACTTTATAGCTGGACAGCCGCTATGAATCTTGATTCGAAATACTTGAAGACTTCGGCTGCAGCACTTATTGAAAGTCCGCATAGAGGCCTTTGCCCTGAAAAGTGGCATGTGCCTGACACTGCGGAATGGAGACAGCTTAAGACTTACGTTGCGAAAATGGAAACGGCTTCAACTATGACAAATGATCATACTGGAAAGTTGAAATCTTCTAGAGGTTGGGTGGGCTACAGTACAATCAGCCAGTCTACCAATGAATATGGTTTCTCTGCCATTCCGACAGGAGCTTATTATGGTATTCATGCTGACCCGACGGACAACTATAGCCGTTACCTTTTTGATGATGCGGGCTACTTTGCCAATTTCTGGAGCGCAAATGAGGCCTCCAAAAGCACTGGTGCTATTTACTGGTTCCTTGACTATCGATACAACTATATCAGCTATTATTATAGCAGCTATAACGAGAAGGATCGCGGATTCTCTCTGCGCTGTGTGAAGGATAAGGAATAAATTACCCGATGCGTTTCCCTCTTGTCGCGTTTTGCCCGTTGGTACTATTACTCGCTTGTGGCGATGAATCAAATACTATTGATTCAAGTGGCCTCTCAACTTCAGATACAAAAGAGGTTGAATCTATTTATGACTTGGGGGCTTGTACCAACAAGCGCAAAGGCGAAGTCGTATTCGTAACCGATGACGATAAGGAATACATTTGTTACTCGAACAAGTGGATTCCTTCTGATGAGATTGACAAATCGGATGAAATTTCATCGTCAAGCGAAGATGCAATCGTTGACGACGAAAAATCTTCTAGTAGCAAAAAAGAGGAATCCTCGTCTAGTGAGAACAGTATCTCTGAAAACGAAAAGTCCTCTTCGAGCGAAACCTTGTTAGAGGAATCATCTTCAAGTGGAATAGAGTCTTCCTCTAGCAAAGAGGAACCTGATGAATCTTTGAGCAGCTCGTCTATACAAGAGGAAGAATCGTCTTCTAGTGCAGAGAGTTTGTCGGAATTGACGGATTCTACATTCACGGATTCGCGCGATGGTCAGACATACCGAATTCTCAAGTTGGGAAAGCAAGTCTGGTTTGGCGAAAATTTGAATTATTCCGGTGAAGATGCGGTTGGCTATTGCCATGAGAACGATCCTGAAAAATGTGAAATATACGGCAAGCTATATCGTTGGAACGATGCGATGAAAGCGTGCCCCGAAGGTTGGCATTTGCCGGGTCTTTTGGAATGGATTGACTTGATTAATTATGTCGGCGGACAAGAAATGGCTGGTGTCAAGTTAAAGTCAAAGGCTTACTGGTATATTCAAGAAGAGTTTGCTCAGTATGCAGGTACCGATGATTACGGATTCTCAATTCTTCCGGGAAGCTTTATGTCTGAACAAGGTTCTTTCGGTTCCACGGCCAGGCTTGCAGCCCATTTATGGACTTCGACGGAAGAAACCGATACGAGATCGAATGATGTGTTCCTGATGCATAGTATGGGAAAAGTGGTGCTGGAAGGATCTCCGAGGGATGTCGGAATGTCTGTTCGTTGCCTGAAGGACTCTGACTAGAATCCATTACGTGGATTTTTGATTGACGACTTCAAAATTTAATTCCGGTCAGTATTCCTAAATAGGGTTTTATTTGATATATTTAGGATATGCTGAAAAATGTTTTTTTTAAAATTTCCTTTGCCTGCGCAGTGACCGCTTTCTTTGCGGCCTGCTCGACTCCGACCGTTTCTAGTGACGACGATGATGGCGTTTATAGAAGAGTCAAGTCGTCTTCTAGTGGAGAAGCGACGTCTTCGTCTAGCGAACAGAAACAGTCTGTCTATGATGCCGTGGTAAAGTCCGGCGTGTACACGACCAAGGATTCCGTGGCCGCATACTTGTGCAAGTTCGACAAGTTGCCCAGCAATTATATCGGCAAGGACGAAGCGATTGCCCTTGTTGAAGAAGAAACGGGTAGAGAATTTACGAAGTGGAATTTTAATCCGTGGACCGCCTTTGACTTTATGGTGGGTGGCGATGTCTATGAAAATAGCGATGGCCTTTTGCCTAAAGGATCTTACCACGAAGCCGATGTGGATTATTATGACAGTAGCCGCGGAACCAAGCGCCTTGTCTATGCGTCG encodes the following:
- a CDS encoding Na/Pi cotransporter family protein — translated: MTLMILKMIGCLALLMFGMKTMSEGLQKLTGGHLRAVLGTMTKHRIGGLLTGTFVTASVQSSTATTVLTVSFVNAGLLTLSQAIPVIMGANIGTTATAWIMSIFGFQFNMSSVVWPFFALGIILSYTKKNSTKSIGEFVFGFAFMFLGLTTLRENAVAMDLAHNQTVINFFATTGGWGIFSTLLFLLLGSILTMCVQSSAAIMAITLLLCSSGVLPIYQGIALVMGENIGTTVTSNLAALSASTQARRAALAHMLFNVFGVVWILIIFRPFVNMVCSIVGFDPTFVPHTDEEVAQAGVRVTYALSAFHTAFNLCNVLILIWFIKPMEKIICKIIREKEDGEDFKVKFISAGLMSTAELSLFEARKEINLFAARTQKMFRMVPELLEMKDENDFVKLFARIEKYEGISDNMEIEIAKYLNQVSEGRLSPESKTNIQSMLREISEIESIGDACYNMARAINRKFRSSDDFTEEQYNRIKHIMQLCDKALTNMIDVISDAVTADANRTLNMENEINDYRKLLKEKNIADIESQKYSYQMGVHYMDVVNDCEKLGDYVVNVVEAHTNKKFST
- a CDS encoding ribonuclease domain-containing protein; its protein translation is MLKNVFFKISFACAVTAFFAACSTPTVSSDDDDGVYRRVKSSSSGEATSSSSEQKQSVYDAVVKSGVYTTKDSVAAYLCKFDKLPSNYIGKDEAIALVEEETGREFTKWNFNPWTAFDFMVGGDVYENSDGLLPKGSYHEADVDYYDSSRGTKRLVYASDCVIYYTADHYKSFKKLDVR
- a CDS encoding fibrobacter succinogenes major paralogous domain-containing protein, with the protein product MRFPLVAFCPLVLLLACGDESNTIDSSGLSTSDTKEVESIYDLGACTNKRKGEVVFVTDDDKEYICYSNKWIPSDEIDKSDEISSSSEDAIVDDEKSSSSKKEESSSSENSISENEKSSSSETLLEESSSSGIESSSSKEEPDESLSSSSIQEEESSSSAESLSELTDSTFTDSRDGQTYRILKLGKQVWFGENLNYSGEDAVGYCHENDPEKCEIYGKLYRWNDAMKACPEGWHLPGLLEWIDLINYVGGQEMAGVKLKSKAYWYIQEEFAQYAGTDDYGFSILPGSFMSEQGSFGSTARLAAHLWTSTEETDTRSNDVFLMHSMGKVVLEGSPRDVGMSVRCLKDSD
- a CDS encoding FISUMP domain-containing protein codes for the protein MKMKFSLQAMVASSALLIACGGDSTSTKPEAKDTLADGSSVETIYDLGKCTSDRIGDVIFVEEEGVNYECTKKDWKDIGEPESSASKEDKSSSSKVKSSESKDDDSSSSKDKSSDSKDDESSSSKDKSSDSKDSSSESKKDDSSSSTAPSSSSVPESSSSVQGANETVENVAISKKTFTGVAEKGPFASGTAIKLSELDDVLDPTGTTFEWEVTSELGEYTSAKVTLKSQYALMQANGYYYNENTYKKSAGQLTLKSLVDLSDRNSANINVLGHLAHKRIINLFAESGKYKNVPAAKAAAEKEVLAAFGWSGNNHAFEDLSIFGSYEDDAKLLAASILLQGGLSDADLTSRLTTLATDFEDDGRWSDSAAKVAMADWAMKNDSNLTVIRTKLTAMNSSVPNFEKYISMFVGEIYGIGVCDTKQDGMMIKMTNAYSDNLGKTYVCDGDRWRLPTSIENSFKTACTKGNNKKTFTDMNSSSSPITYVCDGGNGNWRKMGVYDFSKSAYLNSEMEYGEIKDSRDGKTYKTITIGLQTWMAENLNYYDEDNANLVENAWCYKNVKDNCEVGGRLYSWTAAMNLDSKYLKTSAAALIESPHRGLCPEKWHVPDTAEWRQLKTYVAKMETASTMTNDHTGKLKSSRGWVGYSTISQSTNEYGFSAIPTGAYYGIHADPTDNYSRYLFDDAGYFANFWSANEASKSTGAIYWFLDYRYNYISYYYSSYNEKDRGFSLRCVKDKE
- a CDS encoding peptidase A26 yields the protein MLKRIYAAVLLLVFAQVSYAAWDGSVKIPKTVKTGGVEYYEITSPEELIGFLDSVTTANMGKPSLRAYLKNDIVFGADTSKLCSKRWVRSNRNEYFEGDFDGKGHTIYGLNAERSLFQIVGQGGGFVHDFNVANSSFGSDTAYMAAAVVTEMQSGLSNVNVINTDVRSGFIAGGVVARMLSPSDAQLAYILSCNMIGGSVKGGTYVGGVVGTAYGRIAGCSNSAKVTFVKNERVQPEYNIFVGGIAGDAEARDGIAIENSVNRGDVEMVSGASLSYAGGVVGFVLGSVTNLQNYGKVSAKTAFTCDTVSSDWQITLYVGGIAGSKHYRNYEESETRDFVNEGDVTAIVESALDEGILAVGGIFGENKNNAFRNALNKGTVKAYGSGKYRKVYAGGVIGYTAIYSNVRGYEKLGNRGNVSAEGPYRVWTGGIAGYLERATSPFLALSLSYNYGDVTGSVAEDPTEYGVLNVGGVLGYADGLSISDVYNRGKVIAKGKLNKGSSEVGGLVGFFNYSDRPISNSYSAAPVVKGDTLGGIYGYSGLSYSPINTYYDGSLANIATAGRFYYDATNSAECKKTTEDLQSENMVVLLNTTGGTVANRNLWTRRPDGYPVLKFDSLYKNDSAYFDMQQYAMPPSQADGDTLVYTISKAEELAAFLEMPRYFEKYGYKKIKVELASDIVMGRDTTLLAARQMSADTGYTSCLKADFDGKDHAIYGLNMSRAMFFCMDSGVVVQNLTIANSRFENDWGWSAAAVVISNGGTVRNVTVRNSLVRGGYSAGGIVANNHYAKYGIVLNSKNENTTVISSNISGGIAGESEGVLQSVRNSGRVYGRLAGGIVGKNAPYYIFNNSARLVSDAYNSGTVVATGEAPVAGGGIAGYSQLSVISGAFNTGLVEGSVNRGALMVGGVAGRIDSTTTLTGSGNWGRVHALNGEMVYAGGLAGRVDGNIMYDADGNGFGLLANVVFSFNYGPVTVKKASDESYAGGLIGIGKGITMQTDYNRGAVRNEANVANAITGGIGGLLDSVIIAQSYSYGDTLIGKKVGAVLYEPTGFFKFNHVMYASNIEDAYRVSSAAGTDSIVEPLSFEEMMYPSVMQLHPGFKNEKYVDNGCLPVFSYDTTSACAVTVVKDFFGDADEPYKVGYIVDVFYADSTLNPNDSGLTPVLPKPVVSLLQVEVSGRNVAVTGLLENRPVMVFDMRGRMVASVRFHGTSVNLMIPKSGRYLVRSGKQSRLIVVR